A stretch of the Nematostella vectensis chromosome 1, jaNemVect1.1, whole genome shotgun sequence genome encodes the following:
- the LOC5517400 gene encoding probable methyltransferase TARBP1, which produces MAASLKHILTYSPSSQLQDLLNTLLSTVEENRDVEFYTTLKSVLEIQRKKGDLCDEVVSRVNNELCLPVIHSRVANSLNYRQKLHLVYEITALCCAFNPKNLLQKVVDLCVESLEMYNGDVHSGDGLPVEVTLDLVNYLLKQESGHDGVTMLGPTFEECLFESLLSTLRHSSDMLCAKITGTILQDLLSCSTKLGQKRIKAIWALVKGKSDLQSTTYNDMTPWYNSYTIICGLANFFFNSSSQTTSLVSEPEFWRLIQHGVRSKEPLSHKRSMYLLKLALDHVDKNEMVLTVRDSEGEVLFYWSPKDRDRLLSLWQEFVLLMETIEESQAHVVRPVLPRVSKIIAATQKNTGSQALAVSWLVTIFIQASQHDNKFIRKWAVLEVLTIDLSVCPLLDKINWPFIMGKLQSMLNEYLLYGTEENCQKGEGPIIGKALKAFYQQCVNQLPDVKCPEFLCRLIKAIDSQQFIAVPMVFVSEALANISPFPAWNKEALQTVQNVLSNLRAHAFHLRVAIEGFLLKAVTRLYDQNQVEWKDVHSLLSCTRLEEFLGRGSYLWLELGKWLWNSSPRKESCIKFTSIHRSQSQSCLSISEYAVSTVKSLLESPLGDVSRDDGLMHMVVAASDACHAESTNMSVIASPLQEVLGLLMKAISQTNTHVYAPEAKGYHAVELLSHILRILNETENAENGTAANEPLLPEATCGIVSSSVRVSLQDVLNLSARKMTEASSDSYLGGKAYLQLCQELHGFISENAQLRGCCCEFDKFVENVSLRSIETIQRLQSLDHHTIVEWKTLHQAMLIISWACEISNSPTVPTTLKKLLMEAIPSFKLNVSFTKPDVQPSGLGYEHSEANNFMWSNMVSKYIVALWSTVSYYLANASRTIAPTEEKQNNVTLASSLARILEAARDGLDLTYAFDYPIILKCLGLLIPMVVHKDIDLCVVILDVAYKTLKEAKETEFYWENLDEGVPILFSGHLMNLPEDHPLTTKIKGYWKDLLKHGSIRVGIMSKVIHQLSSVWGSYEPSTRVASLRVFSDVVLDACLFGPALQKSKLIEGEVDAYLCSLGEETSLGSFKREEWRDDTQVRVTMINTLLSLDPSNQQQFLLLKDFTKLLLAFDVETISKKPRSYQSSPYHRLKHRVWQSVLVLISIILRGEGSELEFARELLEMTLTSMLSENQTSIKNYHEWTVLIVLSRYSELHPYMWNEMKYDPSKRLGRMASLITITTLLAIHQTDDQTSNRVQFMERAISAIFPWVTLNHRTVRATAHVAVQRIWEHCKAEGLDKALTENPFLKSCLEFMADNNDNPVEKKRVLENYFFFDFHPFKDFSIETIYHILPRLSDITDEEWVAPTLFKESSVGMRTWKRGHCHGIPLFNPNQALANLAIESYPRDARVSEIVRRRIAGDVAPVRTQPRKVIVAEDVQATHDFTGDVQKKIIAWKLVPPEDLMMAEMQQQRMIAIRSSTGGELVVVASLINKAPNLGGLCRTCEIFGAKRLVLGSNEVMNDPYFKGLSVSSSKWVDIEQVRPAELNNYLDAMRHDGYSLIGVEQTANSKRLTDFTFPHKTLLLLGNEKEGIPVELIQQLDACVEIPQVGVIRSLNVHVSGALLIWEYTKQCILSKREAAIEM; this is translated from the exons atggcCGCTTCGTTGAAACATATCCTGACTTATTCCCCTTCGTCCCAACTTCAGGATTTGCTAAACACTCTTCTATCAACCGTAGAAGAAAACCGAGATGTTGAGTTCTACACAACATTGAAATCGGTGCTTGAAATCCAACGGAAAAAGGGCGATTTGTGCGATGAAGTCGTGAGTCGTGTAAACAACGAACTTTGTCTTCCCGTCATTCACAGCCGAGTTGCGAACTCTCTCAACTATCGACAAAAACTGCACTTAGTTTACGAGATAACTGCGTTATGCTGCGCTTTTAACCCGAAGAATTTACTTCAGAAAGTTGTAGATCTGTGCGTGGAATCACTTGAAATGTACAACGGGGATGTTCATTCTGGTgacgggctccctgtggaaGTGACCTTGGACCTCGTGAATTATCTGTTAAAGCAGGAATCTGGACATGACGGTGTCACCATGTTAGGGCCAACATTTGAGGAATGCTTGTTTGAGAGTCTCCTTTCCACATTGCGGCATTCAAGTGACATGCTTTGTGCAAAGATTACTGGGACAATTCTACAAGACCTTCTCTCATGTAGCACCAAACTTGGTCAAAAAAGAATTAAG gcCATATGGGCACTTGTCAAAGGCAAGTCAGACCTACAGTCAACCACATACAATGATATGACTCCTTGGTACAACTCCTACACAATCATCTGTGGACTGGCGAATTTCTTCTTTAACTCATCCAGCCAGACAACATCACTGGTATCTGAGCCAGAATTCTGGAGGCTTATCCAGCATGGAGTGCGATCCAAGGAACCTCTCTCACATAAAAGGTCCATGTATCTTCTAAAACTGGCTCTGGATCATGTTGATAAGAATGAGATGGTACTCACGGTGAGGGATTCGGAGGGAGAAGTGTTGTTCTATTGGAGCCCCAAGGACAGGGATAGATTGCTGTCCTTGTGGCAGGAGTTTGTTCTACTCATGGAAACAATAGAAGAAAGCCAG GCACATGTGGTTAGACCTGTGCTTCCCAGGGTGTCTAAAATTATAGCAGCCACTCAGAAAAATACAG GTTCTCAGGCACTTGCGGTCTCCTGGCTTGTGACTATTTTCATCCAGGCATCACAGCATGACAATAAATTCATCCGCAAGTGGGCAGTCCTTGAAGTCTTAACCATTGACCTGTCTGTGTGCCCTCTGTTAGACAAGATTAATTGGCCATTTATCATGGGAAAGCTTCAGTCTATGTTGAATGAGTATCTTTTGTATGGAACAGAGGAAAACTGTCAAAAAGGAGAGGGTCCCATCATTGGAAAGGCTCTTAAAGCTTTTTACCAGCAATGTGTAAACCAATTACCAGATGTAAAGTGTCCTGAGTTTCTTTGCAGACTTATAAAAGCGATTGACAGCCAGCAGTTCATTGCTGTACCGATGGTATTTGTGTCTGAAGCTTTAGCAAATATCTCCCCTTTCCCTGCTTGGAATAAAGAAGCTTTACAGACAGTTCAAAATGTGCTTTCAAATCTCAGGGCTCACGCTTTTCACTTAAGGGTTGCAATAGAAGGATTTCTCCTGAAGGCAGTGACAAGGCTTTATGACCAGAACCAGGTGGAGTGGAAAGACGTTCACAGCCTCCTCTCCTGTACACGGCTGGAGGAATTTCTTGGACGGGGAAGTTATCTGTGGTTAGAACTAGGCAAGTGGCTTTGGAACAGTTCACCAAGAAAGGAATCCTGCATCAAATTCACTTCCATTCATAGGTCTCAAAGCCAATCTTGTCTCAGCATTAGTGAGTATGCTGTTTCAACTGTTAAGAGCCTACTCGAATCTCCTCTAGGTGATGTCTCTAGGGATGATGGTCTCATGCATATGGTAGTTGCAGCATCTGATGCTTGCCATGCAGAGTCAACCAACATGTCAGTGATAGCATCGCCATTACAGGAGGTTCTGGGTTTGCTTATGAAAGCAATTTCTCAGACAAACACTCACGTCTATGCACCAGAGGCTAAAGGTTACCACGCGGTTGAGCTACTGAGCCATATACTTCGCATTTTAAACGAAACGGAGAATGCAGAAAACGGTACGGCTGCTAATGAGCCCCTGTTGCCTGAAGCAACATGTGGTATAGTCTCGTCTTCCGTGAGGGTTTCACTTCAAGACGTTTTAAATCTTTCAGCAAGGAAGATGACAGAGGCCAGCAGTGATAGTTACTTGGGTGGAAAAGCGTATTTGCAACTGTGTCAAGAGCTTCATGGTTTCATCTCTGAGAATGCGCAGTTGAGGGGATGCTGCTGTGAATTCGACAAATTCGTGGAGAATGTTTCGCTGCGAAGTATTGAAACCATTCAAAGGCTGCAGAGCCTGGACCACCATACAATAGTTGAATGGAAGACTTTGCATCAAGCTATGCTCATCATCTCATGGGCTTGCGAAATATCAAATTCCCCCACCGTCCCAACTACGCTCAAGAAGTTACTCATGGAAGCGATTCCATCATTCAAACTGAACGTGAGTTTCACCAAACCCGATGTTCAACCTTCTGGCTTGGGTTATGAGCATAGCGAGGCAAACAACTTTATGTGGAGCAACATGGTTTCCAAGTACATCGTTGCTCTATGGTCCACTGTGTCCTACTATTTGGCAAACGCGTCAAGAACGATCGCTCCAACtgaagagaaacaaaataatgtgacGTTAGCTAGCTCCCTGGCGCGCATTCTCGAAGCAGCGCGCGATGGGCTCGACCTTACCTATGCCTTCGACTACCCTATTATACTGAAGTGCTTAGGGCTACTCATACCCATGGTAGTCCACAAAGACATTGACCTCTGTGTCGTTATTCTAGATGTCGCCTACAAGACGCTGAAAGAAGCCAAAGAGACCGAGTTCTATTGGGAAAACCTTGACGAAGGAGTTCCTATCCTCTTCAGCGGCCATCTGATGAACCTTCCGGAAGATCATCCACTGACAACTAAGATCAAAGGTTACTGGAAAGATCTTCTCAAACATGGCAGTATACGTGTTGGTATCATGAGTAAAGTCATTCACCAGCTCAGCAGTGTTTGGGGAAGTTACGAGCCAAGCACCCGTGTTGCCAGTCTCCGTGTCTTCTCTGACGTTGTATTAGATGCATGCCTGTTTGGCCCTGCGCTACAGAAGTCAAAGCTTATTGAAGGAGAGGTTGACGCTTATCTCTGCAGCCTCGGTGAGGAGACGTCTCTGGGTTCCTTCAAGCGCGAGGAGTGGAGAGATGATACACAAGTCCGCGTAACGATGATCAACACCCTTCTATCTCTAGACCCAAGTAACCAACAACAGTTCCTCCTCTTAAAAGACTTCACCAAGCTGCTTCTTGCATTTGATGTTGAGACAATCAGTAAAAAACCGAGGTCCTACCAAAGCTCTCCCTATCATCGACTCAAGCACAGAGTTTGGCAGTCCGTCCTTGTTCTTATCTCCATAATCCTTAGGGGGGAGGGCTCCGAGCTGGAGTTTGCCAGGGAGTTACTGGAGATGACTCTGACCTCCATGCTGAGTGAGAATCAAACGTCAATCAAGAATTACCACGAGTGGACGGTCCTGATTGTTTTGTCTAG GTACTCAGAGTTGCATCCATATATGTGGAACGAGATGAAATACGACCCTTCGAAAAGGTTGGGACGGATGGCATCCCTTATTACTATCACGACCCTACTGGCAATCCATCAAACGGATGACCAAACAAGTAACCGCGTGCAATTCATGGAGCGTGCGATAAGTGCGATATTCCCGTGGGTGACCCTCAACCATAGGACAGTGCGTGCCACCGCCCACGTTGCGGTGCAAAGAATATGGGAACACTGCAAGGCTGAAGGTCTTGATAAAGCGCTGACAGAAAACCCCTTCCTCAAGTCTTGTTTAGAGTTTATGGCTGATAACAATGATAACCCTGTGGAGAAGAAACGCGTCTTAGAGAACTACTTCTTCTTTGATTTCCACCCCTTCAAGGATTTCTCAATCGAGACGATCTATCACATACTGCCACGCCTCTCCGACATTACAGACGAAGAGTGGGTCGCTCCGACCCTCTTCAAGGAATCTTCGGTAGGCATGCGCACATGGAAACGAGGGCATTGCCACGGAATACCGCTGTTCAACCCGAATCAAGCTCTGGCAAATCTAGCGATTGAGAGTTATCCTAGAGACGCAAGAGTCAGTGAGATCGTGCGTCGACGCATTGCTGGAGACGTCGCGCCGGTCCGCACTCAGCCCAGGAAGGTCATTGTCGCAGAAGACGTGCAAGCTACGCACGATTTTACTGGTGATGTACAGAAGAAGATCATAGCATGGAAGCTAGTCCCACCGGAAGATTTGATGATGGCGGAGATGCAGCAGCAGAGAATGATCGCGATCCGGTCCTCGACAGGGGGGGAGCTGGTCGTGGTTGCTTCTTTGATTAACAAAGCTCCTAATCTAGGAGGCTTATGCAGAACCTGCGAGATCTTTGGCGCGAAAAGACTGGTGCTAGGCAGCAACGAAGTCATGAATGATCCATACTTCAAG GGATTAAGTGTCAGTTCCAGCAAATGGGTCGACATCGAGCAAGTGCGGCCAGCGGAGCTCAACAATTATTTAGATGCCATGCGCCACGATGGCTACTCCCTGATTGGCGTAGAACAAACAGCCAATAGCAAGCGCCTGACAGATTTCACCTTTCCGCACAAGACTCTCCTGTTGTTGGGCAACGAAAAAGAAGGCATCCCAGTTGAATTGATCCAGCAACTTGACGCATGCGTAGAGATACCTCAGGTCGGAGTCATCCGGTCTCTCAACGTGCACGTGAGTGGAGCACTCCTAATATGGGAATACACGAAACAGTGCATACTCTCAAAGAGAGAGGCAGCTATTGAAATGTAA